In the Caenorhabditis elegans chromosome X genome, one interval contains:
- the hsd-2 gene encoding 3-beta hydroxysteroid dehydrogenase/isomerase domain-containing protein (Confirmed by transcript evidence): protein MGHYVIVGGGGFLGAHVISALQKIGCKERIIVVDPCPQEFKTIKIDKSNISYIKASFLDDKVLENILNGASAVVHLAAVGHTGLIAGDRKSVHNFNVNGTKQLIKQCKALGVKRFLYASSVAVSFIGEPLDNVTEDDPLPDPKKYLDFYSASKAEAETYVLSQSTPDFKTVCLRFRGIYGPEDPNVTLKVANLIKNGLFIGMVSAHGRESVSCASSGVNCAKAFALADQMLQNPDGLHGRAYYILDGENVGQFQFWTPLVLALGKQPPSFYTPYDFIKAVVPYFQNVCYGVFKLPPLLTKFELSILAVDNTYSIERARRELGYEPEPCVMTDVAKYYQDLEENEVATATTEWKSAISILIVFISIAFLFLFNLN from the exons atgggCCACTATGTTATAGTCGGTGGTGGTGGCTTTCTTGGAGCCCATGTTATCTCCGCGCTCCAGAAGATTGGCTGCAAAGAGCGTATTATCGTTGTGGATCCGTGCCCGCAAGAattcaaaactatcaaaattgataaaagcAATATTTCTTACATCAAG GCTTCCTTTCTTGACGATAAAGTtctagaaaacattttgaatggAGCATCTGCAGTTGTTCATTTGGCTGCTGTCGGACACACAGGATTGATCGCG GGCGATAGAAAATCTGTTCATAATTTCAACGTTAACGGCACAAAACAATTGATAAAACAGTGTAAAGCACTTGGCGTGAAGCGATTTTTGTATGCATCCAGTGTTGCCGTATCTTTTATTGGGGAGCCACTAGACAATGTTACTGAAGATGATCCACTTCCTGATCCAAAAAAG TATTTGGACTTTTATTCTGCGTCAAAGGCTGAAGCGGAAACCTATGTCCTTTCACAATCCACACCAGATTTTAAGACAGTATGCTTAAGATTTAGAGGAATTTATGGACCTGAAGATCCCAATGTAACACTTAAAGTTGCT AATCTTATAAAAAATGGCTTGTTCATTGGAATGGTGTCGGCTCATGGAAGAGAGTCTGTATCGTGTGCGAGTAGTGGAGTCAACTGTGCAAAAGCATTCGCCCTCGCTGATCAGATGCTTCAAAATCCGGACGGATTGCATGGAAGG GCCTACTACATTTTGGACGGAGAAAACGTGGGACAATTCCAATTTTGGACACCATTAGTCCTTGCGCTGGGAAAACAACCACCATCGTTCTATACTCCGTACGACTTTATAAAAGCCGTTGTaccatattttcaaaacgtgTGCTACGGAGTATTCAAATTACCGCCACTTCTCACAAAGTTTGAGCTCTCCATTTTAGCAGTTGATAACACGTATAGCATTGAGAGGGCTCGTCGCGAGTTAGGATATGAACCGGAACCCTGTGTCATGACAGAT GTTGCAAAATACTATCAAGATCTGGAAGAGAATGAAGTAGCTACAGCGACTACAGAATGGAAATCTGCAATTTCCATCCTCATCGTATTCATTTCAattgcttttttatttttgttcaatttgaaCTGA
- the hsd-3 gene encoding 3-beta hydroxysteroid dehydrogenase/isomerase domain-containing protein (Partially confirmed by transcript evidence), which translates to MCPRNHYVITGGGGFLGAHLIAALQKNGDRTKCIVVDPNPRLSHFSAIDFDKSLVEYEKGSFLDRKVLERVLPNAITVFHLCAIGHTGWFGAQKHREYVYAFNVTGTKFLIEKCKFFGVPRFIYSSSIAVVFVGKPIYNCDESEPYPLKSEYLDIYSSSKAEAEAFVRSQSTIQFKTTCLRFRAIYGPQDVTVAEKVVQMVRKNLFMVKISRHGRESVSNMSSGENCGLALHLANQELSKKEGSHGEVSQILKVLNVHRFQVYFITDGETVGQYSVWSPLIKALGKTPPHHFVSCLLVSTFVSLSSYLCYKIFNSSPPMTRFELEVLITDNTYSIEKARRELGYCPEQNLFEKVNINSI; encoded by the exons ATGTGTCCGCGAAATCACTACGTTATTACTGGAGGAGGTGGATTCCTTGGTGCTCATCTTATAGCAGctcttcagaaaaatgggGATCGTACCAAATGCATTGTCGTTGATCCGAATCCTCGATTATCCCATTTTTCAGCTATAGACTTTGATAAAAGTCTTGTGGaatatgaaaaa GGCTCATTCCTTGATAGAAAAGTGCTTGAACGCGTTCTACCGAACGCTATTACAGTATTTCATCTATGTGCAATTGGGCACACCGGATGGTTTGGG GCCCAAAAACATCGTGAATATGTGTACGCATTCAATGTAACTGGcacaaaatttctgattgaaaagtgtaaattttttggtgttcCAAGATTTATCTACTCTTCAAGTATTGCTGTAGTGTTTGTGGGAAAACCAATTTACAATTGTGACGAATCGGAACCCTACCCTTTGAAATCGGAA TATCTTGATATTTACTCGTCTTCAAAAGCAGAAGCTGAAGCGTTTGTGCGGTCTCAGTCTACTATACAATTTAAAACAACTTGCTTGCGATTTCGAGCAATTTATGGCCCTCAAGATGTGACAGTTGCTGAGAAAGTTGTT caaatggTCCGTAAAAACTTGTTTATGGTCAAAATATCTCGCCATGGTCGGGAGTCTGTTTCAAACATGAGCAGTGGCGAAAACTGTGGACTTGCTCTTCATCTGGCAAATcaagagctatcaaaaaaagaGGGCTCTCATGGAGAAGTtagtcaaattttaaaagttttaaatgtcCATAGATTTCAGGTGTATTTCATAACAGATGGTGAGACAGTCGGCCAGTACTCAGTTTGGTCCCCTTTAATAAAAGCTCTTGGCAAGACACCACCTCATCATTTTGTTTCGTGTCTACTTGTTTCTACATTTGTATCGCTTTCATCGTATCTCtgctataaaatttttaactcaagCCCACCGATGACACGATTCGAACTAGAGGTTTTGATAACAGATAACACATATTCTATTGAAAAGGCTCGAAGAGAATTGGGATATTGTCCGGAgcaaaatctttttgaaaaggtgaatattaattcaatttag
- the ZC449.7 gene encoding SCP domain-containing protein (Confirmed by transcript evidence), with amino-acid sequence MQSLSSMLSPLNTNNTVYSDDVRPRSQETTSTNFQTPLTITIPPIEYDIPACQFNQQPLLTSKSPELDALVKLNKEIGNQYTYQMFDVEKASNSNHHLGFQNDPRMAYDKIIYTSTNKLGCNDFYYQCAYGEPKTDRMAIRHKLDNDDIEPAAKRHCAGELDYSRFGNERSVVVQNTNAIVHQELWKDN; translated from the exons ATGCAGAGTCTATCGTCTATGTTGTCTCcg TTAAACACAAATAATACCGTTTACTCTGATGATGTAAGGCCCAGGAGCCAGGAAACAACCAGCACAAACTTTCAAACACCTTTGACCATTACAATTCCTCCAATTGAGTATGATATTCCAGCATGCCAG ttcaaCCAACAACCACTTCTAACTTCCAAAAGCCCGGAACTTGATGCACTAGTGAAACTAAACAAAGAAATAGGAAATCAGTACACCTATCAAATGTTTGATGTTGAAAAAGCAAGCAATAGTAACCATCATCTTGGTTTCCAGAATGATCC ccgaATGGCATATGACAAGATCATCTACACTTCAACCAACAAGCTCGGCTGCAACGATTTCTATTACCAATGTGCATACGGAGAACCTAAAACCGACAGGATGGCCATCCGTCACAAGCTCGACAACGACGACATTGAGCCAGCAGCAAAACGTCATTGTGCCGGCGAATTAGACTACTCAAGATTTGGAAATGAGCGTAGTGTGGTTGTGCAAAATACGAATGCAATTGTGCATCAAGAATTATGGAAGGATAATTGA
- the ZC449.8 gene encoding uncharacterized protein (Confirmed by transcript evidence): MPHETKKNSLKRNYPDRDDDQLHKETEGVLTNVVSILKTQENQDVAPSFTDQSTVVKGSIPPPNTPCTKD; encoded by the exons ATGCCTCATGAg ACAAAGAAGAACAGTTTGAAAAGAAACTATCCGGATAGAGATGATG ATCAGCTTCACAAAGAGACCGAGGGAGTTTTGACGAATGTCGTTTCGATTCTCAAAACTCAAGAAAACCAAGATGTGGCACCAAGCTTCACAGACCAGTCGACGGTGGTTAAG gggTCCATTCCGCCACCAAATACTCCGTGCACTAAAGACTAG
- the sek-3 gene encoding mitogen-activated protein kinase kinase (Confirmed by transcript evidence) produces the protein MDPPKKRKASPQNVVKSSACKQSGVRQSTSSRKRQLQQPAMPDANGHTYAFAPPRNRHNLAKLNLSGMRNPEPDLTNEDNMNSLDYVKKYLSNTLVLPPNDRIHEFERDHLQELELLGNGSFGVVRKMLHRPSNVEMAVKQISLINNGPDDAFNKSMQRFRLEVEATKAASNCDEIVRYYGITFNEGVAWMCMELMDLSLDKLYMIAHDIQKVEIPEQILGAVAVATIRALEHLKTTHHIIHRDIKPSNILLDRHGCVKLCDFGICGYLQNSVAQSVDVGCRPYMAPERLAPNGDGYDIKSEVWSLGITMVEVANGKYPYDGFMDAPILDQVRMVVYGDPPILDSDHEVSMSMKRFIALCTIKDRNLRASFDDLKKTNIYRDYIQEEHRVTVGQFVLKMYQHRLRLPFAIF, from the exons atGGATCCGccaaaaaaacgaaa GGCAAGTCCGCAGAATGTCGTCAAGTCGAGTGCATGCAAACAGAGTGGCGTCAGACAGAG tacGTCTTCTCGAAAACGGCAGCTACAACAACCGGCTATGCCGGACGCAAACGGGCATACTTAT GCCTTCGCGCCGCCAAGAAATCGACACAATCTGGCAAAGCTAAACTTGAGCGGCATGAGAAATCCAGAGCCAGATTTGACAAATGAAGATAATATGAATAGCTT agattatGTGAAGAAATATCTATCAAACACTCTTGTCCTCCCACCAAACGATAGAATTCACGAGTTTGAAAGAGATCACTTGCAAGAGCTGGAACTATTGGGTAATGGCAGTTTTGGAGTGGTTCGAAAGATGCTTCACAGGCCGTCTAACGTAGAAATGGCAGTTAAA cAAATCTCCCTTATCAACAACGGCCCGGACGACGCGTTCAATAAATCGATGCAAAGGTTCCGACTGGAAGTTGAAGCAACAAAAGCGGCCAGCAACTGTGATGAGATTGTTCGATACTACGGAATCACCTTCAATGAg GGTGTCGCCTGGATGTGCATGGAGCTGATGGACTTGTCGCTCGATAAATTGTACATGATTGCACATGATATTCAGAAGGTTGAGATTCCAGAACAGATCCTCGGAGCAGTGGCAGTTGCG ACCATTCGAGCACTGGAGCATCTGAAAACCACACACCACATCATACATCGAG ACATCAAGCCATCGAATATTCTGCTGGACAGACATGGCTGTGTCAAGTTGTGCGATTTCGGTATCTGCGGCTATCTTCAAAACTCAGTTGCTCAGTCTGTTGATGTCGGCTGCCGTCCGTACATGGct CCTGAGCGTCTTGCACCCAATGGCGATGGATACGACATAAAATCTGAAGTATGGAGTTTGGGGATCACTATGGTCGAAGTGGCCAATGGCAAATACCCATATGATGGTTTCATGGATGCTCCAATACTCGATCAAGTTCGAATGGTTGTTTATGGAGACCCTCCAATTTTGGATTCAGATCACGAAGTTTCGATGTCGATGAAACGGTTTATTGCGTTGTG CACTATAAAAGATCGCAACCTTCGAGCAAGCTTTGACGATCTGAAGAAAACAAACATCTACAGAGACTACATCCAAGAAGAGCATCGTGTTACTGTTGGccaatttgtattaaaaatgtatcaacACCGTCTTCGTCTTCCGTTTGCTATCTTTTAA
- the sek-3 gene encoding mitogen-activated protein kinase kinase (Confirmed by transcript evidence) gives MPDANGHTYAFAPPRNRHNLAKLNLSGMRNPEPDLTNEDNMNSLDYVKKYLSNTLVLPPNDRIHEFERDHLQELELLGNGSFGVVRKMLHRPSNVEMAVKQISLINNGPDDAFNKSMQRFRLEVEATKAASNCDEIVRYYGITFNEGVAWMCMELMDLSLDKLYMIAHDIQKVEIPEQILGAVAVATIRALEHLKTTHHIIHRDIKPSNILLDRHGCVKLCDFGICGYLQNSVAQSVDVGCRPYMAPERLAPNGDGYDIKSEVWSLGITMVEVANGKYPYDGFMDAPILDQVRMVVYGDPPILDSDHEVSMSMKRFIALCTIKDRNLRASFDDLKKTNIYRDYIQEEHRVTVGQFVLKMYQHRLRLPFAIF, from the exons ATGCCGGACGCAAACGGGCATACTTAT GCCTTCGCGCCGCCAAGAAATCGACACAATCTGGCAAAGCTAAACTTGAGCGGCATGAGAAATCCAGAGCCAGATTTGACAAATGAAGATAATATGAATAGCTT agattatGTGAAGAAATATCTATCAAACACTCTTGTCCTCCCACCAAACGATAGAATTCACGAGTTTGAAAGAGATCACTTGCAAGAGCTGGAACTATTGGGTAATGGCAGTTTTGGAGTGGTTCGAAAGATGCTTCACAGGCCGTCTAACGTAGAAATGGCAGTTAAA cAAATCTCCCTTATCAACAACGGCCCGGACGACGCGTTCAATAAATCGATGCAAAGGTTCCGACTGGAAGTTGAAGCAACAAAAGCGGCCAGCAACTGTGATGAGATTGTTCGATACTACGGAATCACCTTCAATGAg GGTGTCGCCTGGATGTGCATGGAGCTGATGGACTTGTCGCTCGATAAATTGTACATGATTGCACATGATATTCAGAAGGTTGAGATTCCAGAACAGATCCTCGGAGCAGTGGCAGTTGCG ACCATTCGAGCACTGGAGCATCTGAAAACCACACACCACATCATACATCGAG ACATCAAGCCATCGAATATTCTGCTGGACAGACATGGCTGTGTCAAGTTGTGCGATTTCGGTATCTGCGGCTATCTTCAAAACTCAGTTGCTCAGTCTGTTGATGTCGGCTGCCGTCCGTACATGGct CCTGAGCGTCTTGCACCCAATGGCGATGGATACGACATAAAATCTGAAGTATGGAGTTTGGGGATCACTATGGTCGAAGTGGCCAATGGCAAATACCCATATGATGGTTTCATGGATGCTCCAATACTCGATCAAGTTCGAATGGTTGTTTATGGAGACCCTCCAATTTTGGATTCAGATCACGAAGTTTCGATGTCGATGAAACGGTTTATTGCGTTGTG CACTATAAAAGATCGCAACCTTCGAGCAAGCTTTGACGATCTGAAGAAAACAAACATCTACAGAGACTACATCCAAGAAGAGCATCGTGTTACTGTTGGccaatttgtattaaaaatgtatcaacACCGTCTTCGTCTTCCGTTTGCTATCTTTTAA